In a genomic window of Carassius gibelio isolate Cgi1373 ecotype wild population from Czech Republic chromosome A3, carGib1.2-hapl.c, whole genome shotgun sequence:
- the LOC127951642 gene encoding C-type lectin domain family 4 member A isoform X1, with translation MHENIYMNPMQHNPGSEARDQISVFSDKKFVGNKRDGVYLVVLLSILLFLSLLATAVLACLYYTSNSNQLIECEPVKNNSNLEDNKPLLSCSYKGLPEKWVQDKGRFYVFSNDTKEWNSSRQRCQDLGGDLVIINSSEEQEFLAQQIVDFNALVLHWIGLTDHQTEGVWLWVDNSLLNNNISWWIYPPDNYDMRDPMGEDCAVINGYLKGEKWGDISCLEMQRSICEMAEPIYSNTIPRSISKSAHKAEAMPWTGK, from the exons ATGCATGAAAACATTTATATGAATCCCATGCAGCATAATCCAGGGTCAGAAGCGAGAGATCAAa TTAGTGTGTTTTCAGATAAGAAGTTTGTCGGCAATAAGAGGGATGGTGTCTATTTGGTGGTTCTTCTCTCTATTCTCCTCTTCCTGTCTCTGCTGGCTACAGCAGTGTTGGCTTGCCTGT ATTACACCAGTAACTCAAATCAGTTGATAGAATGTGAGCCAGTTAAAAACAACTCAAATCTAG AAGACAACAAGCCACTACTTTCCTGTTCTTATAAAG GTTTGCCAGAGAAGTGGGTCCAGGACAAGGGCAGATTCTATGTTTTCTCCAATGATACAAAGGAATGGAACAGCAGCAGACAACGCTGTCAGGATCTGGGTGGAGACCTGGTCATCATCAACAGCAGTGAGGAGCAG GAATTTCTTGCTCAGCAAATAGTCGATTTTAATGCATTGGTGCTACACTGGATCGGTCTGACTGACCACCAGACCGAGGGAGTATGGCTTTGGGTGGACAACAGCCTCCTAAACAACAACATCTC ATGGTGGATCTACCCCCCTGACAATTATGATATGCGTGATCCCATGGGTGAAGACTGTGCTGTAATAAATGGATACCTAAAAGGAGAAAAATGGGGAGATATTTCTTGCTTGGAAATGCAAAGAAGTATTTGTGAG ATGGCTGAACCTATTTATTCCAACACCATTCCAAGATCCATCTCAAAATCAGCACATAAAGCTgaag
- the LOC127951682 gene encoding glycylpeptide N-tetradecanoyltransferase 1-like isoform X2, whose product MADENETAPQPEKETEVEVDHGHCSNCENEEHHSDDGEKGDTGAKKKKKKQKKKNKDKSGGKDAAQDPLAKVNSLPADKLQEIQKAIELFSVGQGPAKTMEEATRRSYQFWDTQPVPKLGETVMSHGCIEPDKDSIREEPYSLPQGFSWDTLDLGNPAVLKELYTLLNENYVEDDDNMFRFDYSPEFLLWALRPPGWLPQWHCGVRVDSNHKLVGFISAIPANIRIYEIEKMMVEINFLCVHKKLRSKRVAPVLIREITRRVNLEGIFQAVYTAGVVLPKPVGTCRYWHRSLNPRKLIEVKFSHLSRNMTMQRTMKLYRLPEAPKTSGLRPMTVKDVPAVHRLLNEYLSLFNLVPVMSPEEVQHWLLPQENIIDTYVVENSDGKLTDFLSFYTLPSTIMNHPVHHSLKAAYSFYNVHTTTTLLDLMGDALILAKSKGFDVFNALDLMENKTFLEKLKFGIGDGNLQYYLYNWKCPSMGSEKVGLVLQ is encoded by the exons ATGGCGGATGAGAATGAGACAGCACCGCAGCCGGAGAAAGAAACGGAGGTAGAAGTGGATCACGGACACTGCAGCAACTGTGAAAATGAAGAGCATCACTCTGATGACGG GGAGAAGGGGGACACAGGtgccaagaagaagaaaaagaaacagaagaaaaagaacaaaGACAAGTCTGGAGGAAAAGATGCAGCACAGGATCCGCTGGCCAAA GTAAACTCTCTCCCTGCGGATAAGTTACAGGAGATCCAGAAGGCAATTGAGCTGTTTTCAGTGGGACAGGGTCCAGCTAAAACCATGGAGGAGGCCACACGGCGCAGTTATCAGTTCTGGGACACTCAGCCTGTTCCTAAACTTG gaGAGACTGTGATGTCACATGGCTGCATTGAGCCGGATAAAGATAGTATACGAGAGGAGCCCTACAGCCTCCCGCAGGGCTTCAGCTGGGACACTCTTGATCTGGGAAACCCTGCAGTG cTGAAAGAGTTGTACACTCTCCTGAACGAGAACTATGTGGAGGACGATGACAACATGTTTCGGTTTGATTACTCTCCTGAATTTCTGCTCTG GGCTCTGCGTCCTCCAGGCTGGTTGCCTCAGTGGCATTGTGGAGTGAGAGTGGACTCTAATCATAAGCTAGTTGGCTTCATCAGTGCCATTCCAGCCAACATCCGCATCTATGAAAT AGAGAAGATGATGGTGGAGATTAACTTCCTGTGTGTGCATAAGAAACTTCGCTCGAAACGAGTGGCTCCGGTACTCATCAGGGAGATCACGAGACGGGTCAACCTGGAGGGTATCTTTCAGGCTGTGTACACCGCTGGTGTGGTGCTGCCCAAACCAGTGGGCACCTGCAG atACTGGCACCGGTCCTTGAACCCACGAAAGCTGATTGAGGTGAAGTTCTCTCACCTGAGTCGAAACATGACTATGCAGCGCACCATGAAACTCTACCGACTGCCAGAG GCTCCTAAGACTTCAGGCTTAAGGCCGATGACTGTAAAGGATGTGCCAGCAGTTCACCGCCTGCTGAATGAATACCTGAGTCTGTTTAACCTGGTTCCCGTCATGAGCCCTGAGGAGGTCCAACACTGGCTGCTTCCTCAGGAGAACATCATTGACACATATGTAGTGGAG AATTCAGATGGGAAGTTGACTGACTTCCTGAGTTTCTACACTCTGCCATCCACCATCATGAACCATCCTGTGCATCACAGTCTGAAGGCAGCATACTCCTTCTATAACGTACACACCACCACCACCCTGCTGGACCTGATGGGAGACGCTCTTATCCTTGCCAAGTCG AAAGGATTTGATGTCTTTAATGCACTGGATCTAATGGAGAACAAAACATTTCTGGAGAAGCTCAAGTTTGGCATTGGGGATGGAAACCTGCAGTATTACCTCTACAATTGGAAATGTCCCAGCATGGGGTCAGAAAAG gtgggtTTGGTTCTACAGTGA
- the LOC127951642 gene encoding C-type lectin domain family 4 member A isoform X2: MITGNDKRKVWHGTPHINFSQSILYLKIRCSHKMHENIYMNPMQHNPGSEARDQNKKFVGNKRDGVYLVVLLSILLFLSLLATAVLACLYYTSNSNQLIECEPVKNNSNLEDNKPLLSCSYKGLPEKWVQDKGRFYVFSNDTKEWNSSRQRCQDLGGDLVIINSSEEQEFLAQQIVDFNALVLHWIGLTDHQTEGVWLWVDNSLLNNNISWWIYPPDNYDMRDPMGEDCAVINGYLKGEKWGDISCLEMQRSICEVPCS, encoded by the exons ATGATAACAGGAAATGACAAAAGGAAAGTGTGGCATGGAACCCCTCATATTAATTTCAGTCAGAGCATTCTCTATTTGAAAATCAGATGTAGCCACAAAATGCATGAAAACATTTATATGAATCCCATGCAGCATAATCCAGGGTCAGAAGCGAGAGATCAAa ATAAGAAGTTTGTCGGCAATAAGAGGGATGGTGTCTATTTGGTGGTTCTTCTCTCTATTCTCCTCTTCCTGTCTCTGCTGGCTACAGCAGTGTTGGCTTGCCTGT ATTACACCAGTAACTCAAATCAGTTGATAGAATGTGAGCCAGTTAAAAACAACTCAAATCTAG AAGACAACAAGCCACTACTTTCCTGTTCTTATAAAG GTTTGCCAGAGAAGTGGGTCCAGGACAAGGGCAGATTCTATGTTTTCTCCAATGATACAAAGGAATGGAACAGCAGCAGACAACGCTGTCAGGATCTGGGTGGAGACCTGGTCATCATCAACAGCAGTGAGGAGCAG GAATTTCTTGCTCAGCAAATAGTCGATTTTAATGCATTGGTGCTACACTGGATCGGTCTGACTGACCACCAGACCGAGGGAGTATGGCTTTGGGTGGACAACAGCCTCCTAAACAACAACATCTC ATGGTGGATCTACCCCCCTGACAATTATGATATGCGTGATCCCATGGGTGAAGACTGTGCTGTAATAAATGGATACCTAAAAGGAGAAAAATGGGGAGATATTTCTTGCTTGGAAATGCAAAGAAGTATTTGTGAGGTTCCGTGTTCTTGA
- the LOC127951682 gene encoding glycylpeptide N-tetradecanoyltransferase 1-like isoform X1 — MADENETAPQPEKETEVEVDHGHCSNCENEEHHSDDGEKGDTGAKKKKKKQKKKNKDKSGGKDAAQDPLAKSLPQVNSLPADKLQEIQKAIELFSVGQGPAKTMEEATRRSYQFWDTQPVPKLGETVMSHGCIEPDKDSIREEPYSLPQGFSWDTLDLGNPAVLKELYTLLNENYVEDDDNMFRFDYSPEFLLWALRPPGWLPQWHCGVRVDSNHKLVGFISAIPANIRIYEIEKMMVEINFLCVHKKLRSKRVAPVLIREITRRVNLEGIFQAVYTAGVVLPKPVGTCRYWHRSLNPRKLIEVKFSHLSRNMTMQRTMKLYRLPEAPKTSGLRPMTVKDVPAVHRLLNEYLSLFNLVPVMSPEEVQHWLLPQENIIDTYVVENSDGKLTDFLSFYTLPSTIMNHPVHHSLKAAYSFYNVHTTTTLLDLMGDALILAKSKGFDVFNALDLMENKTFLEKLKFGIGDGNLQYYLYNWKCPSMGSEKVGLVLQ, encoded by the exons ATGGCGGATGAGAATGAGACAGCACCGCAGCCGGAGAAAGAAACGGAGGTAGAAGTGGATCACGGACACTGCAGCAACTGTGAAAATGAAGAGCATCACTCTGATGACGG GGAGAAGGGGGACACAGGtgccaagaagaagaaaaagaaacagaagaaaaagaacaaaGACAAGTCTGGAGGAAAAGATGCAGCACAGGATCCGCTGGCCAAA TCTCTTCCTCAGGTAAACTCTCTCCCTGCGGATAAGTTACAGGAGATCCAGAAGGCAATTGAGCTGTTTTCAGTGGGACAGGGTCCAGCTAAAACCATGGAGGAGGCCACACGGCGCAGTTATCAGTTCTGGGACACTCAGCCTGTTCCTAAACTTG gaGAGACTGTGATGTCACATGGCTGCATTGAGCCGGATAAAGATAGTATACGAGAGGAGCCCTACAGCCTCCCGCAGGGCTTCAGCTGGGACACTCTTGATCTGGGAAACCCTGCAGTG cTGAAAGAGTTGTACACTCTCCTGAACGAGAACTATGTGGAGGACGATGACAACATGTTTCGGTTTGATTACTCTCCTGAATTTCTGCTCTG GGCTCTGCGTCCTCCAGGCTGGTTGCCTCAGTGGCATTGTGGAGTGAGAGTGGACTCTAATCATAAGCTAGTTGGCTTCATCAGTGCCATTCCAGCCAACATCCGCATCTATGAAAT AGAGAAGATGATGGTGGAGATTAACTTCCTGTGTGTGCATAAGAAACTTCGCTCGAAACGAGTGGCTCCGGTACTCATCAGGGAGATCACGAGACGGGTCAACCTGGAGGGTATCTTTCAGGCTGTGTACACCGCTGGTGTGGTGCTGCCCAAACCAGTGGGCACCTGCAG atACTGGCACCGGTCCTTGAACCCACGAAAGCTGATTGAGGTGAAGTTCTCTCACCTGAGTCGAAACATGACTATGCAGCGCACCATGAAACTCTACCGACTGCCAGAG GCTCCTAAGACTTCAGGCTTAAGGCCGATGACTGTAAAGGATGTGCCAGCAGTTCACCGCCTGCTGAATGAATACCTGAGTCTGTTTAACCTGGTTCCCGTCATGAGCCCTGAGGAGGTCCAACACTGGCTGCTTCCTCAGGAGAACATCATTGACACATATGTAGTGGAG AATTCAGATGGGAAGTTGACTGACTTCCTGAGTTTCTACACTCTGCCATCCACCATCATGAACCATCCTGTGCATCACAGTCTGAAGGCAGCATACTCCTTCTATAACGTACACACCACCACCACCCTGCTGGACCTGATGGGAGACGCTCTTATCCTTGCCAAGTCG AAAGGATTTGATGTCTTTAATGCACTGGATCTAATGGAGAACAAAACATTTCTGGAGAAGCTCAAGTTTGGCATTGGGGATGGAAACCTGCAGTATTACCTCTACAATTGGAAATGTCCCAGCATGGGGTCAGAAAAG gtgggtTTGGTTCTACAGTGA